The DNA segment GCTCAGTGTGTTCACAGGTTGATCATCATATCTGTGATCCATTGTTTTTGTCTCCTCAAAGACTCCAGGTCAGTGAGATCTGATGCATCAGTGACCTTAGTTTCTCTCATGAGCTGGTGTCAATGCCCCGAGGACATGTAGCAGGAAGAGGTACAGTGTAACTGGATGGACAGACGGACGAGTGTGTGGACAGATGGAAGGAGAGATTTTCTGTTTCCATTtcctgaaataaaaataaaagaatgacatgaagtgagtgtgtgtacagttcatctcttctttttgttcctctgtctcatctgtgtgtgtccagCAGGTGTTGGCTCTTTAcctggatttctgctgcttcaggacGCTCGATAAGAGGGAGATTTTCTCctgcaacatgaaaacatttctcTCACTGTTACACATACTTGGTTTCATTTTGtctgacagaaacatgtggatgtATTTACCTGGCTGTCCTGTGGTACAGTCTGTGTCATtcttctgtaaagagacattttcagaaataagaataaaaataactgaaaagcaATCAAAATCTCATCTGTTTCTGTCCAGCACATCACGAGTTTGTACTAAaagtgattaattaattaatgtaattaattaatacattttaaatcaattaaaattaatttgcaacACTTGATCTACTTTTCACAGTTTGGGCTCGTCCTCtaaaactggaggaaactgtgccagaaaaaatatgtatagtCAGTAAAGCAGATTTTATTGTGAAGGCACTAACTGGCCGACTCATGAGATCAGACACAGACCCGTACTCTGTCATGgccattgttgttgctgttgctagGGGTATTTTCTTTCTTATTCGTATTCGTCAGGTCTTCCTGCTGTTGCTGAGAAAGTCTTGGTTCAGGAGATTCCTTTAGCACATCTTCAGCAGCACCATACCATTTGTCCCATGTGTTGTTAATGATGATTTCAGTCAACTGGTCTTTTGCTGATTTTGTCAAATTTTCTTTCAGCACATTTTCCTCTTcgtccaaaaacacactgtaataTTTAATCTTCATGTTGTAGCGCCTGGATTCTTCAGAGCAGTTCTTTGGTACAAATGATGATATAAAGGCAACCAGCAGGATAGCAAGGAGGATCGACATGCCAGCGATCTGAAGAGAGAGGCAACAAAGATGGTCAGATTATCACCACAGACGCTGAGAAACAGCCATAATAATTTTATTCCATTACAGCTGTAGATCGCGAGTTTCTCAGGAAAACAGACCTCATACACTTCTAACACACCAAATGTACAGTATGAGAATCATTTCCCACAAGGTGTCATTTCTAaagcctcttttacactgcctgcttAAGGTGGGAATATCACAACATTATTCCACCTCACAGTTCTGTATAAAAAAGTACAATCGTGGAAAAGGGTACAGAGTTGTTTCATCTCTGAGCCGAGGACGAAGGTCGTAACAGAACTGAAATGATGTCTGTATGAAAGGGACAGTTGACAGGACGAGATCAGGACGATGTGTTGTGTCTGGCCCACGGCAGTAgattaaaaagcagctgatagcagttagcagctaactcaaagaagaacagcggctgttagcagttagcggcaaactcaaagaagaacagcggctgttagcagttaacagctaactcaaagaagaagaacagcagctgttggcagttagcagctaactcaaagaagaacagcagctgttggcagttagcagctaactcaaagaagaagaacagcagctgttagcagttagcagctaactcaaagaagaagaacagcagctgttggcagttagcagctaactcaaagaagaagaacagcagctgttagcagttaacagctaactcaaagaagaagaacagcagctgttggcagttagcagctaactcaaagaagaacagcagctgttggcagttagcagctaactcaaagaagaagaacagcagctgttagcagttagcagctaactcaaagaagaagaacagcagctgttggcagttagcagctaactcaaagaagaagaacagcagctgttagcagttagcagctaactcaaagaagaagaacagcagctgttagcagttagcagctaattcACAGACGAACAAGAGCTGTTAGCAGTTaacagctaactcaaagaagaagaacagcagctgttggcagttagcagctaactcaaagaagaagaacagcagctgttagcagttagcagctaactcaaagaagaagaacagcagctgttagcagttagcagctaattcACAGAAGAACAAGAGCTGTTAGCAGTtggcagctaactcaaagagaaagaacagcagctgttagcagtgagcagctaactcaaagaagaacagcagctgctagcagttagcagctaactcaaagaagaacagcagctgttagcagttagcagctaactcaaagaaggagagcagcagctgttagcagttagcagctaacaggagctccttaccctccgagcagaggacgagatcagccgccatataacagggacgctaaatgattgttattgacatgtgatgtcattgttattgtttataaagagctgctgacacgtatatgtcacactagaggctgacgctgttgtgttacatgtcacacctctttcaattctgtgatgtcatcatgctgtctgacatcacacTCATTAGTtctgtgtaaacatgtaaatgAGGTGTGATGACAGGACTTGGTCGCCGCTCTTTGGCGCCACCTCTGTGTAAATGGTCTCATGTGTTCCAATTATAATCTACCTCATCAAAACCCTCCTACAACACTCAGTATAAACACTGTGACGCTGCTGCCGTAGTCTTCTCAGGAAATGATGTGTCTGGATAATTATTTTCTGAAGTAAATGGATAAATATCACGTCATCCTGAGGGACTCAtcacaacaacacagaaaataaactcatGATGTGGAGATAAATTCTTACAGCCGCAGCTGTTCTCAGCATCACAGTGAGCAGATACTGTGCACACACTGATGACAGAAGACAATCACAGTGAAACGAAGGaatgagacagactgacatgaTGTGGACAAACACTCACCAAGGACTCGATTTTCAGTTCAGTGATGGTTGTGTGATCCTCAGCCGTGAGGTTTTGTTGAGGTTTGCAGGCCAACTGTTTACCACTGTTACAGCAAACCCACCAGTCTCCATCGATCAGCACAGAGATGACCCAAATCGAACCTATGAACCCTGCTTTGATGATATAACACAATAAAGCCCAAAAACTACTGAAACAGGCGGAACATTTACAAGCACGGATACAGGTCCAGGTACGGGCACAGGTACGGTCACAGGTACATTTACAGGCACAGGCGTATTTCCAGGCTCTCAGAAACGTCTTGTCCATCCAGAGTTGGACAACAAATATAATAAAGAACGGCATAGCCATGAAGAAATTGCAGCTGCGACCTGGAGCCTCACAATTGCACTTCAAATCCCTGTCGAGCACAACAGTGTGAATAAAAATCACAATGATTGCGACGAAGGTGCCGAGTTTCTTGAGAGCAAAACTTGGAAAGATGCTGTGTTTCATCTTTGCTGCAGAGTCTGTAACTGCTGAGAGCTGCTGCCTGTATCGTCTGAATTTACCAACTGAAACCAACCACACCTTCTGTGTTGACTGAATGCTGCTTTACTGAGAGGGTTTGACTGGAATGTTACAGCAACACATTTCTTCATatataaaactgaaactgacCTCCTCTTTCACAAACAGTTAATGCTGTCAGCTGCATCTATTAAAACTTGAACATGAAagtttttacttttcattttctgatCATTTCACAGAGAAAATGAATGCAGAGATCACTGGACACAACACTGCACGATTAATGATTCCCTCCTCAGCACATCTGAGAACAGCTGCAACAATACTTTGTGTTGTTTCAGTGAATTTTaaaagtgcagagctgatccATGTGAAGAAGGTGTGAAGTGCAACAATACAGTgcctacatgcacacacactgagtaaGATTCATGTGTAGCACAAGAAGGAAATGACTGGCCTGAGAAAAGAAACCACAAGTGTTCATAGTTTCATGGTGTTGTTGGGTGCTCATTATCTTTTATTGTGCACCTCTAACTCTGCAGCACACACTGTGTGCAAAGCTTTATGTTTTTCACTCCAGGTACCAACATGTTGGTTTGATCAGACCAAACATCTGCTGCTTCACGTCTCATCATGAAAATGATGTCAGCTTGATGAGGTGAAATCCTGATAAACaatttgttaaagaaaaaacGACCACAAAAGCAACAGTGCCGCAGATGTTGGTGGAATTTCCTACAATGATCATTAAATATCATAAACTAATAACAGACTCGATGCTCTGTCACAGTAACTCGTCCAGTGAAAGCTTCGTCTACACATCAGCCAACACGCCCTTATAAGAGTGAGGACTTCACCATTTGGTTCTTTCTGCTGattattcatttcatttgaTTCTCTCAAAATTATGACCATTCTTATTGAAATACTacaacttcatttttttttaatgcagtgacTTTATACTCTAATATCATTATGTGTTGTTGTAGTAACATTTTTCCCCCTTAAGTTTTAAGCCTTTGttatttgattaataattaCTTAATTAATTAACAGTGGCCCTCATAGTTTTGCACATAAATGAAGTATACAGGAATAAAGTCTCTAAAATTTGAAATGAGTAGCTAAAAACAGTACTAGGACTACAGTATTACTGTACTGAATTAAataaaccaacacacacacacacctagtgGCTAAGTAAGGCTACTTTGGCGTGGAAGGTCGGATCTCGGTCAGGGCGGGTAACACATATCCAGTCTGGAACCTTAGGCAAAGTCCTTAATGCTGCTAGCCTACTTCAGCTACTTCAGGATGAGTGAAACTGGGAATGGGGCAACCTGATGAGAAATGGTCTACTGGAACAAAACATGGATGGAACTGTTGGAATGCTACTATACGAGTAACCCCAATGAGAGGAGCTACATGCAGAGGATGTGGGATATTTGGATGCTTCGAAATCCAACATCTAGGCTAACAAAGAAACCAGTCCTAGCCCAGTGTTCCAACATCCATAAATGGCAACTGCTGTCACAACTAGAGATTGATGAGGTGCAACAAACATGCTACAGCAAAGGGGAACCAGGACGACAGGTCAAAGTAgggatgtcatcatcatcctcacagATTGGGTACCAAGCCCCAACAAGCCCTTACGACACAGATTCCCTTACAGCAAGGGCGAATGACCTGAGATTGAAAATCATGGACAAACTGGAAGCACAGCAACCCTGAAGCCGATTATCAAGGCTAAGTGACAAAGTACCTTCTGAAAGTCTGAAATTACGACCATTACTGAGACGAATCAGTTGatatacaccacagcaacaGTGATCCTACAGATGCTTGGCTACAAGATGAACACCATGAGCCACAAAGAGAGCTTCCCTCCATGGAGAAGGAGGCTGGAGGCCAAGATCAAGGCAACACGGAGAGAAGCTAGTCAACTCTCAGAGCTACAGAAAGGTGTGGAGAAGAAAGGGATCCCTAGGAAGTCCAACGAACTGTCTATACCTGAAACACTGGAGACTGCTGGGCAAAGGCTCACAGCTCGGGCTACCCGCCTGAAGAGATGCACAAGAGAAGTAGAAGccagagaaataaacatgttctcCACCAAaccatttatatatatatgtaaaaggAGCCGAATGtttcctcttctgttcctgagatatgacattaaaacatgatgtcacagtcaagctgacctttgaccttcattattttattctgttaaaCATTTATGTTAAGTTttgtcagaattagtgaatgaattatTGAATTATggactaaaacatgttttgtgaggtcacactgacctttgaccacaaaattccaatcagtttattcttcagtccaggtggacgtttgtgtcaaagttgaagaaattccctcaagctttCTTGAAATATTGTGTTGACAAGAATGAGGTGGATGCTgggtcacagcgaccttgaccttcaacccctgagcaccaaaatctgatcagttcatcattgagtccaagtggacgtttgtgccaaatttggggaAACTCTCTCAAGATGTTCTTCAGACATCATGGTCATGAGAATGGGACTCATGACGGACagacctgaaaacataatgcctgaGGCCACGACTAGCACCAACTAAAACCTGGTTACATCAGAAAGGCGCCAGACTGTCTGAGAAGTaataaataaaggtaaataacAAGTTAAAAGAAATTATGGGATAGTTCTCATTACTTtgaacagtttattttttatagtgtttTCCACTGTTTACCTTGTTCTCCCTAACATGTATTAGCAGCTGTTAGCTGTATAAGAACAAACTTTTTCACCGACCGTTGTCATCCATCCACTGGTTTTACAggtaaacatgaaaaaaaaaactttgtgtgaatttttgtattttgaatGGTTTTTATTGCCTGAGTTACCCCCGACAGGGACAAGTTAAATTTCACCAAAATAACAAGAACATTTGTCTCCTGTATAAAATGAGCGAGTCCAGCACATTCATGATCACCTGCACCTGCGTCTGTCTGTTTAATCTTAAAAATTAATTATAATCATCTGACAAAACTAAACTACAACTTATCAGACCTTCAGGAAGGTCACAGCAAAGTTTCCTCTGTATCCTTCCGGTGAGAAAATTACAGGAGTTTAATTGAAACAGTTCTTTCATACTGCAGCTGAGCATCATccattaaattatatattacTGTATATAAAGCTGTTAATAATCCTGCAACACAAACTGAAAATACAACCAGGACAAAGGCAAAGACAGATGAACGAGGACACgctgtacaaataaatacattcagCAGAAAACATctcactgcaaagactacaaaCATGGACATTAAGAATGTCACAAAAATAGCTGCTGTGAGGTCATACTGCTCAAACATCAACAAGACCAAACAAATTTAACAACGGTGGAAAACTAAAAAATATCTCACACTGTCTACTATGTTTTATgaatacaaaacatttttaaagcaatCATGTTTGATTTCTAAAgctgaaaacaccaaagtccAATCTAATATTTATctaattttaattaaaacagatttaaagATTTTAGTTAAatcttttgcttttttaaaatattttctgttaattttgttttgtactgTAAAGCATTAATTGAAGAGCAACCTGGTGTAAAAGAGAGCTCTCAGGAAACTTTAAGGGTTCCTTCAAATATTAGCTTGGTTGTTCTACTGAATACTGATGACATTGGGATTCTCTCGAGGACCCAGGATGGTTCCCTGAGGAGCTCCTTCATGAAAGTTTCATGAAACCAGACAGTTTTTCTCAGATTTTCTTTAATTAGTTTCTTTTCTGGGTAAACTGCTGGAGCCCTGTTTGGATTGCACAACAATTTGTCCTCTGTTCATACATAATGATAGAGAGTTTTCAGTATTTCTACAAACTGATGTCACCAGAACAAGTTCTCAATCACACCTGCATAAGTGCCTCTTGTCAGCAGTTGGCTGGATCACCACTGTctctttttgttgtgtgtgggATGGTAACCAATAGAGAAATGCAATGTAATTATTATTTCAGATGACAACATGCTTGTTAGTGTTAAATCATCCAAATCTTTTGGTTCATTTATCAAATTTCAGACAATAAAGAGAGAAATATCTTCTATCACAATAACGAAGGCTCGACAataagcaaaaacaacaaacccaATTTTAGTTTGGGACACTCTGAGTAAGAGAAATACAACAgactaagaaaaaaaatctgcattttgAATCTATAATTTTACAATTATAGATTAAATAAATTAGTTCCAGTTATTAAAAACTTTTTGTTTAATCTGAGCCAGTTTCATAAACGATGGTTAAAGTAAAGATTTATTACTGAACTCTGGAAGGTTGATGTATGAGTTTTTGTTGCAGCGTTTTAGTTCATGGTTGGAACATGGTTAAGGGCTCGAACACGACACATTTTTTGCGCCCTTAAATTCATGTTTTCAAAGTAGTAAAGGGCCAACATCTGAGCCCTAAGATAAacaaagttcaacttttggactTAAGCAACACGCACCGGATGTCATGTGACATGGTTATGGTTTCATAACATCTTGCCGGAGGACTACAGTTGCGAATTATCCGGCTGGCTaaaactggcacatttacagtaatgttgattaatgtgtacGGTccttttttataaataaaacaaactgaaactgaaactgaaacaaccAACCACAGCTCGTGGGTAGCCCCcctttcttctgtaaatatcagtctctGAAGCTCGGGCCACAGCGCCTGCGTGAGCAGCACGTGTGCGTCAAGGTACCTCttgggatttgtttcttttttttggcgGCCATGTTAACACATTAGTGtagccacactgcctgcacgtGCAGTGCTGCTCAGGCGCAGCGTGGCTGCAATATATCTAGAGAACTGGAGTGTCACCAATTTTTTCTTTTGATGATCATATTGACATGACACCACCTGTCACTACAGTTTCAACATCTGTAAATATCATCGTAGCAGCGCCGCAGCAGAGacactgtctttgtgtttttgtgaacaCCACAAGTGTGCGAGCTTCAGCAGTTCAGCAAGGTAATCGtcacacgctgctcacacaggcagtgtagcCCAGGCCTGATGCATATGGAGAAgcagttgatcattttagtgcagggttACACGGAGCTTCACAtgtcccacagacaatattCAGTTAAAGGTCAACGTCTggaggaagatcagctctgaACTCAGGGTTTCTGGTATGtaggctatgatatggtgctGGTTATGGTCGCCAAGCAACTAGTTGGCACAGAAgaggcacagcagcagcagctagtGCCGGACCTCGTCTTTTCCAGATGGTTGAAAACGCGGCATGTGTTCCAGCCTAAAGGTGGTTCCTCAGGTTTCAGTTTGTTATGAAGCCACAGTGTCTGCAGCCGTGACTTTAATCACATGACCAGCGTTCAGTGGAAACGGCCAACGTCGTGTCATCCTGGAGTTAAACCCTGAGGTGAAGCTTTCGTTCTGAGAGTGTGTGACAGAGTTCAGTGTTCTAACTTGTTGATCCTGCTTAACTTGTTCAGTCCAGCTAACTGCTGAAGAGCTGACTGTGGTTAACACAGAAACTCGTTCTGAGCCAatcaaaccaaaaacacaaactgaatcCATTAAATCACTCACTCTGCTGATGACTTAGTATTTAAGAGAAAAGACTGAGATCATGAGTCGACGTTTGAAGCTTGAATGTTCATAAAATCTGAGAATATTAAagtattttcctttttgccctgagaatattttatcatcattatttacagtacaagtaaaagtcctgcattcaaaaccttaaTGTGAAAGTATGTGCGTATCAgtaaaatgtagttaaagtaaTAACAGACAGAATGTATCAGTAAAACTGCTGCAGTAACGTGTCTGTGTTATTTGGTTTAATCTACAGACATGCGTCAGATCACCTGAAGGCATCAGATAGATGTAGTGgaataaaaagtacagtattacCTGTGAGATGAAGAGGAGCACAAGTATAAAGATGTTTTCATAGAAACATGATTTCTAAActttaaaacctttaaaaagaTTCACAGACTCTGCTGTGATCGTCAGTAAAAACAGTCCCCGTCAGAAACGTCCAGGAGAAATCCCCGCCGTGTTCTGCTCTGCCGCTACACTCCGCTGTTCTGCTTTATCCAGCTGCGGTATTTGGTGACTCTGGTGTAGACGCCGGGTTTGTTCCTGCGAGCGCAGCCGTCACCCCAGCTCACCACGCCAGCCAGGAAGACCCGCCCACTGAGGCCGGTGACGGACAGCGGGCCGCCGGAGTCGCCCTGAGAGGATCAGAGAGGAGAGTTAGAGCAGAGACGATCAGAGCTGCGAGCTTCAGACGGGCGCTCTGAAtacgaggggtggatctgactcagagACGATGGTGacgcctcgcagacagcctgttgcTCAAAGAGGCCCCGTCCTTAATTATAtaagtcttaataaaatgttaacatgtgAGTTCTATAAAAGTTGTGATGAACGTTGAAATGATCTGCGGAGACcaaacaggctgtaaacatgtttatttctacatgtgaacatggaggtctgtggggactgactcactgttggagccagcctctagtggacattagaggaactgcaggtttggaTTCATGTTT comes from the Epinephelus lanceolatus isolate andai-2023 chromosome 8, ASM4190304v1, whole genome shotgun sequence genome and includes:
- the LOC117258908 gene encoding uncharacterized protein LOC117258908 isoform X1, encoding MKHSIFPSFALKKLGTFVAIIVIFIHTVVLDRDLKCNCEAPGRSCNFFMAMPFFIIFVVQLWMDKTFLRAWKYACACKCTCDRTCARTWTCIRACKCSACFSSFWALLCYIIKAGFIGSIWVISVLIDGDWWVCCNSGKQLACKPQQNLTAEDHTTITELKIESLIAGMSILLAILLVAFISSFVPKNCSEESRRYNMKIKYYSVFLDEEENVLKENLTKSAKDQLTEIIINNTWDKWYGAAEDVLKESPEPRLSQQQQEDLTNTNKKENTPSNSNNNGHDRVRKNDTDCTTGQPGENLPLIERPEAAEIQEMETENLSFHLSTHSSVCPSSYTVPLPATCPRGIDTSS
- the LOC117258908 gene encoding uncharacterized protein LOC117258908 isoform X2 — its product is MKHSIFPSFALKKLGTFVAIIVIFIHTVVLDRDLKCNCEAPGRSCNFFMAMPFFIIFVVQLWMDKTFLRAWKYACACKCTCDRTCARTWTCIRACKCSACFSSFWALLCYIIKAGFIGSIWVISVLIDGDWWVCCNSGKQLACKPQQNLTAEDHTTITELKIESLIAGMSILLAILLVAFISSFVPKNCSEESRRYNMKIKYYSVFLDEEENVLKENLTKSAKDQLTEIIINNTWDKWYGAAEDVLKESPEPRLSQQQQEDLTNTNKKENTPSNSNNNGHDRKNDTDCTTGQPGENLPLIERPEAAEIQEMETENLSFHLSTHSSVCPSSYTVPLPATCPRGIDTSS